In Spirosoma aureum, a single genomic region encodes these proteins:
- a CDS encoding crotonase/enoyl-CoA hydratase family protein, protein MESTYKALSLTDAGGVMTVTLLGPGKGNAMGPEFWEELPKAMDEINRRHDIRCIVFRGSGEHYSYGLNLPQMMPRLATMTTGTIVAHQRTDLMAQIRQMQSGFQKMHETPKPVIAAVHGWCIGGGVNMIAAADIRLCSRDAKFSLREAKLAITPDIGGLQFLPTIIGQGFTREMAFTGADYDAAFAERIGLVNHVYDTPDQLFDAAATLARQIADNPATAVQGAKRVLNYSLNKSIEDGLQYVAVWNSSQLQSDDFSEAIQATMEKRKAEFNKKTNRGY, encoded by the coding sequence ATGGAATCTACTTATAAAGCCTTATCACTTACTGATGCTGGCGGAGTAATGACGGTCACTTTACTGGGACCAGGTAAAGGAAATGCTATGGGCCCGGAGTTTTGGGAGGAGCTTCCCAAAGCAATGGACGAAATCAATCGTAGGCACGACATCCGGTGTATAGTTTTTCGGGGTAGTGGCGAACATTATAGCTACGGCCTGAATCTGCCGCAAATGATGCCCAGACTGGCTACGATGACAACCGGTACAATTGTAGCGCACCAGCGCACCGATTTAATGGCACAGATTCGACAAATGCAGTCTGGATTTCAGAAAATGCATGAGACGCCGAAGCCCGTTATTGCAGCGGTGCATGGCTGGTGTATTGGTGGTGGCGTCAACATGATTGCGGCTGCTGATATTCGTCTCTGCTCCCGCGATGCGAAGTTCAGTCTTCGTGAAGCCAAATTGGCCATTACGCCTGATATTGGCGGTTTGCAGTTTTTACCAACCATAATCGGCCAGGGTTTTACGCGCGAAATGGCCTTTACGGGTGCTGACTATGATGCCGCTTTTGCCGAACGAATCGGTTTGGTTAATCACGTATATGACACGCCAGACCAACTTTTTGACGCTGCGGCTACACTCGCCCGCCAGATTGCCGATAACCCCGCAACGGCCGTACAGGGGGCCAAACGGGTACTGAACTACAGTCTGAATAAATCCATTGAAGACGGATTGCAGTACGTGGCTGTCTGGAACTCATCGCAACTTCAGTCCGATGATTTCAGCGAAGCCATTCAGGCCACAATGGAAAAACGCAAAGCAGAATTTAATAAGAAGACAAATCGAGGTTATTAA
- a CDS encoding SDR family oxidoreductase codes for MNTTGMLRDGAMQGKTIIVTGGGTGLGKSISRYLVQLGANVTICSRRQAVIDETAHELMNEPGRPVGAGQVLAIACDVRNPAEIEHVISQTIEKFGRIDGLLNNSAGNFISPTERLSYKAFDTIVDIVLRGTYYFTLAVGKYWIENKIPGTVLNISTTYATTGSGYVVPSAVAKGGALIMTKSLAAEWGKYGIRLNAIAPGPFPTKGAWDRLFPEPLASMMDPTSRIPLKRVGEHGELANLAAYLLSDYSGYITGETITIDGGEVLAAGEFSHLEQVSSEQWDMIEQTIKQANRASKKEGQG; via the coding sequence ATGAACACGACAGGAATGCTCCGTGATGGAGCTATGCAGGGTAAAACGATAATTGTTACGGGTGGCGGAACCGGTCTCGGAAAATCAATAAGCCGGTATTTAGTGCAACTGGGGGCTAATGTCACGATTTGCAGCCGTCGGCAGGCAGTTATCGACGAGACCGCGCACGAGCTAATGAACGAACCCGGACGACCCGTTGGTGCCGGGCAGGTGCTGGCCATTGCCTGCGATGTTCGCAATCCGGCAGAGATCGAACATGTGATCAGTCAGACGATTGAGAAATTTGGTCGAATTGATGGATTGCTCAATAATTCGGCTGGTAACTTCATCAGTCCCACCGAACGGTTGTCGTATAAAGCGTTTGATACCATCGTGGACATTGTTTTACGAGGCACTTATTATTTCACGCTGGCGGTAGGTAAATACTGGATCGAGAATAAGATTCCCGGCACTGTGCTCAACATATCAACGACCTATGCAACAACTGGTTCGGGCTATGTTGTGCCCTCGGCAGTTGCCAAAGGTGGTGCGCTGATCATGACGAAATCGCTGGCCGCCGAATGGGGAAAATATGGCATCCGGCTCAATGCCATTGCGCCGGGTCCATTCCCAACAAAAGGCGCATGGGATCGATTGTTTCCCGAACCACTGGCCAGCATGATGGACCCCACCAGCCGCATTCCGCTCAAGCGTGTGGGTGAACATGGCGAATTAGCGAACCTGGCAGCTTACCTGCTGTCCGATTATTCCGGTTATATCACGGGCGAAACCATAACCATCGATGGAGGAGAAGTACTGGCTGCTGGTGAGTTCTCACACCTGGAGCAGGTGTCCTCTGAACAGTGGGACATGATCGAGCAAACCATCAAACAGGCTAATCGTGCCAGTAAGAAAGAAGGGCAGGGGTAA
- a CDS encoding GNAT family N-acetyltransferase has product MMIRPATTDDLSALLKLLKCIVPLMREAGNFQWDDHYPNKAVFSQDIAKNQLWVADIDGQLAGVAALTEDQEPEYAQVGFDLSQRAIVTHRLAVDPAFRGQGVAAALLAQAETIALERNIAYLRIDTNSENQITQRLFPKLGYTYAGEITLGFRPGLRFLAYEKKL; this is encoded by the coding sequence ATGATGATTCGCCCCGCCACCACTGACGACCTTTCAGCTCTACTAAAACTCCTCAAGTGTATTGTGCCGCTGATGCGCGAAGCAGGAAATTTCCAGTGGGATGACCACTACCCAAATAAAGCCGTGTTTAGTCAGGACATAGCTAAAAATCAGCTGTGGGTAGCCGATATAGACGGCCAGCTTGCCGGGGTAGCTGCTCTGACCGAAGATCAGGAACCTGAATACGCACAGGTCGGTTTCGACCTCAGCCAGCGGGCCATTGTAACCCATCGGCTCGCCGTCGATCCTGCTTTCCGCGGTCAGGGTGTAGCGGCTGCCTTGCTCGCGCAGGCTGAAACGATAGCCCTTGAGCGTAACATTGCTTATCTACGAATCGATACAAATTCAGAAAACCAGATCACGCAACGATTATTCCCAAAACTGGGATATACCTATGCGGGTGAAATCACACTGGGTTTTCGGCCGGGTCTACGATTTCTCGCTTATGAAAAGAAACTGTAG
- a CDS encoding cupin domain-containing protein has product MRKKSVKTVSVNNAEHYVWGDNCDGWHLVKSDSLSIIQERMPPGTSEVKHFHRKARQFFFILSGEATMEIGNETTRLKAHEGVEILPLVAHQMRNDSSNDLVFTVTSMPKSHGDRVIVE; this is encoded by the coding sequence ATGAGAAAGAAGTCTGTTAAAACGGTTAGCGTCAACAATGCCGAGCATTACGTCTGGGGTGATAATTGCGATGGCTGGCATTTAGTGAAATCGGATTCACTGAGCATTATTCAGGAACGGATGCCACCCGGCACATCGGAAGTGAAGCATTTTCACCGGAAAGCCCGTCAGTTTTTTTTCATTCTTTCGGGAGAAGCAACCATGGAAATCGGGAATGAAACAACTCGTTTGAAAGCCCATGAAGGCGTTGAAATACTTCCCTTGGTGGCGCATCAGATGCGTAACGATTCATCAAATGACCTTGTCTTTACCGTAACGTCAATGCCCAAAAGCCACGGAGACCGGGTTATTGTCGAATAA
- a CDS encoding TlpA family protein disulfide reductase, whose translation MRINLFALLLPLVIHSTVLAQLRYSPEKPQVGQTVSFTYSPQSTPLATDSTVEGRFVFYGLPSTMHLSRPTTTTLVRQGDVFIGQIYIPLKNVAGMMLAFRNSKQPKRVDLNKGQLYAVPLFDTNGQQVPHALAGQASVFTRSHFLYELGGRPDQNRVVSLYSQEFQQNPDFYPIYWSDYLTAQINQKKPGYGPKVKTSIETYLASRPTPTATELTAAAQLYESMGDFPKSKALRERMKTLDPAGSLMQKDRATVVRNETDWNRKKLAYQAYQKEFPNSSFLPALTVMMTDGYFKNNDIRGLVTFVDQQPVSHTDVLMLNTMAFQLADERRSLPEAEQLIKRAMEVLKTQPKPATISGNWETEKQTRQRQLMNSYARVLEQQARYGEAYTAYQDVMLPDDVENSDPRTNERYFLCALQANHATDAQPMAEAAIQVGKATPRLKTALRDWYAKQTGNTVAKADAYLTELEADLRADQRDELRQILINEPAPAFSMTDLQGRTISSASLRGKVVVLDFWATWCGPCIASFPAMLQAQTRFQNDPNVRFLFVNTREGGPIQRVHNFMAKHPYGFTVPVDASQRVSRAYKVLGIPTKVVIDTNGRVRYRQIGYSGDPETTVNELTLVVEMLKEGK comes from the coding sequence ATGAGAATCAATCTTTTTGCATTGCTGCTTCCCCTGGTTATTCATAGCACAGTGCTCGCCCAGTTGCGCTATTCCCCCGAAAAGCCACAGGTTGGACAAACCGTTTCATTTACCTACTCGCCACAGTCCACCCCCTTAGCAACCGACAGCACGGTTGAAGGACGATTTGTGTTCTATGGTTTACCGAGTACCATGCACCTGAGTCGTCCCACTACGACTACCCTCGTTCGCCAGGGTGACGTTTTTATCGGGCAGATCTACATCCCGTTAAAAAATGTTGCCGGTATGATGCTTGCTTTCCGAAATAGCAAACAACCCAAGCGTGTCGATCTTAATAAAGGACAGTTGTATGCCGTCCCGCTCTTCGATACGAACGGTCAACAAGTACCGCATGCTCTTGCCGGACAGGCATCGGTGTTTACGCGTAGCCATTTCCTGTATGAACTTGGTGGCCGTCCCGACCAGAATCGGGTTGTTTCGCTCTATTCGCAGGAGTTTCAGCAAAATCCTGATTTTTATCCTATCTATTGGTCAGATTATCTGACCGCGCAGATCAACCAGAAGAAGCCGGGATATGGACCAAAAGTAAAAACAAGTATTGAGACTTATCTGGCTTCCCGCCCAACCCCAACAGCTACGGAACTCACAGCAGCAGCTCAGTTATACGAAAGCATGGGGGATTTCCCCAAATCAAAGGCCCTTCGCGAGCGCATGAAAACCCTCGATCCTGCTGGTTCACTCATGCAAAAAGATCGAGCTACAGTGGTTCGGAACGAAACTGACTGGAATCGTAAAAAGTTAGCATATCAGGCCTATCAAAAAGAGTTTCCCAACTCATCTTTCCTGCCTGCACTGACGGTTATGATGACGGATGGGTATTTTAAAAACAATGACATTCGGGGTTTAGTAACGTTTGTCGATCAGCAACCTGTATCGCATACCGATGTGCTGATGCTGAATACGATGGCCTTTCAGTTAGCCGATGAACGGCGGTCGCTACCCGAAGCCGAGCAGTTGATCAAGCGTGCTATGGAGGTTCTGAAGACCCAGCCTAAACCGGCTACGATATCCGGGAACTGGGAGACCGAGAAACAAACCCGCCAACGACAATTAATGAACAGCTACGCCCGCGTTCTTGAGCAGCAGGCCAGGTATGGGGAAGCGTATACTGCTTATCAGGACGTTATGTTGCCGGATGATGTCGAAAACAGCGACCCACGAACCAACGAACGGTATTTCCTGTGTGCCCTTCAGGCCAATCATGCTACTGATGCTCAACCAATGGCAGAAGCGGCTATACAGGTTGGGAAAGCCACTCCCCGACTAAAAACGGCTCTCCGCGACTGGTATGCCAAACAAACGGGTAATACTGTTGCGAAAGCGGATGCCTATCTAACCGAACTCGAAGCCGACCTTCGGGCCGATCAACGCGATGAACTTCGGCAGATTCTCATCAACGAACCAGCACCTGCTTTCTCGATGACCGATTTGCAGGGACGTACCATTTCTTCGGCTTCGTTGCGCGGGAAAGTGGTGGTTCTGGATTTCTGGGCAACCTGGTGTGGGCCATGCATCGCTTCGTTTCCGGCGATGCTGCAAGCGCAGACACGCTTTCAGAATGACCCTAATGTCCGTTTTTTATTCGTCAATACCCGCGAGGGTGGGCCCATACAGCGGGTGCACAACTTCATGGCCAAACATCCGTACGGATTCACGGTACCCGTCGATGCCAGTCAACGCGTATCGAGAGCCTATAAGGTTCTGGGTATTCCGACGAAGGTGGTCATTGATACAAACGGACGTGTTCGCTACCGCCAGATAGGTTATTCCGGCGATCCCGAGACGACTGTTAATGAGCTGACCCTTGTCGTCGAAATGCTTAAAGAAGGGAAATAA
- a CDS encoding sodium:solute symporter, translated as MNTTVALVILIAYFGMLIAVSFYTARGADTNTFFTANRQSPWWLVAFGMIGTSLSGVTFISVPGAVGKIGFSYFQVVLGYIIGYLVIGSVLMPLYYRLNLISIYGYLEKRFGFWSYKTGAGFFLLSRTVGSAVRLYVAAGVLQIALFTPLGIPFEISVLITIGLIWIYTFKGGVKTIIVTDTLQTVFLVTAVILTIFLISKELNLSFGGLVKTVSDSPMSQIFYWDGNDPKNFFKQFISGTFIAIVMTGLDQDLMQKNLTCKNIGEAQKNMFWFTCTLVVVNFLFLSLGVLLYQYAQQEGISIPARTDDLYPLLALNHLGLVVAITFLLGITAATYASADSALTALTTSFCVDFMNVESRPEAERSRIKHIVHIGFSLLFYVVIIVFRQLNSKEVITAVFDIAGYTYGPLLGLYAFGIFSKRPVIDRLVPFICLASPVLTYVVNENSVAWFGGYQFGFERLLLNGLFTFVGLLAVSKPIRKEEPVAV; from the coding sequence ATGAATACCACCGTTGCGTTAGTGATCCTGATTGCCTATTTCGGAATGTTGATTGCCGTCTCTTTTTACACCGCCAGAGGAGCCGACACCAACACGTTTTTTACCGCTAACCGGCAATCTCCCTGGTGGTTAGTTGCTTTTGGTATGATCGGGACGTCGTTATCGGGGGTAACCTTTATTTCGGTGCCCGGCGCTGTTGGTAAGATTGGATTTTCGTATTTTCAGGTGGTATTGGGGTATATTATTGGCTATCTCGTCATTGGTTCCGTGTTGATGCCGCTCTACTATCGGCTTAACCTGATTTCTATATATGGCTACCTCGAAAAACGCTTTGGTTTCTGGTCCTACAAGACGGGAGCGGGCTTTTTTCTTCTCTCGCGAACCGTCGGTTCTGCCGTTCGGCTCTATGTGGCTGCCGGTGTGTTGCAAATCGCCCTGTTTACCCCACTGGGTATACCATTCGAGATTTCCGTACTGATTACGATTGGGCTGATCTGGATTTATACTTTTAAAGGTGGCGTCAAAACCATCATCGTAACCGACACGCTTCAGACCGTATTTTTAGTAACAGCCGTTATCCTGACTATTTTTCTGATCTCGAAAGAGCTAAATCTATCATTTGGCGGGCTGGTGAAAACAGTAAGCGACAGCCCGATGTCCCAGATTTTTTACTGGGATGGTAACGACCCCAAGAATTTCTTCAAGCAATTCATTTCCGGGACGTTCATTGCCATTGTTATGACCGGTCTGGACCAGGATCTGATGCAAAAAAACCTGACCTGCAAAAATATTGGTGAGGCTCAGAAAAATATGTTCTGGTTTACCTGTACGCTGGTTGTCGTCAATTTCCTGTTTCTGAGCCTGGGCGTACTGCTATATCAGTATGCACAGCAGGAAGGTATCAGCATTCCGGCCCGTACCGATGATCTCTATCCGTTGCTTGCTTTGAATCACCTTGGTTTAGTCGTCGCCATTACCTTCCTGCTCGGTATCACAGCCGCGACCTACGCCAGTGCTGACTCGGCATTGACTGCCCTGACAACCTCGTTCTGTGTCGATTTTATGAATGTCGAAAGCCGCCCGGAAGCGGAACGGTCGCGCATTAAGCACATTGTACACATTGGCTTTTCGCTGCTTTTCTATGTTGTTATTATTGTCTTTCGTCAACTGAACAGCAAAGAAGTGATTACCGCTGTATTCGACATTGCTGGCTATACATATGGACCACTGCTCGGTTTATATGCGTTCGGAATCTTTAGTAAACGGCCCGTTATTGATCGCCTGGTGCCGTTTATTTGCCTGGCGTCACCCGTATTGACGTATGTTGTCAATGAAAATTCAGTAGCCTGGTTTGGCGGTTATCAGTTCGGATTCGAGCGTTTGCTTCTAAATGGCCTGTTTACGTTCGTCGGCTTATTAGCCGTTTCAAAACCGATAAGAAAAGAGGAACCAGTGGCGGTATAA
- a CDS encoding ATP-dependent Clp protease adaptor ClpS, producing the protein MQPFEETDVDVLDEVIATDVHSLVVFNDDVNTFDHVIETLIDVCHHTPEQAEQCTLLIHYKGKCAVKNGSWEELVPMRNEICRRGISAEVLK; encoded by the coding sequence ATGCAACCTTTTGAAGAAACCGATGTGGACGTGCTCGATGAAGTCATTGCAACCGACGTTCATAGCCTCGTAGTCTTCAATGACGATGTGAACACGTTCGATCACGTAATCGAAACGTTGATTGACGTATGCCATCATACGCCAGAGCAGGCAGAGCAGTGTACACTTTTGATCCACTATAAGGGAAAATGCGCCGTTAAGAATGGCTCGTGGGAAGAACTTGTGCCAATGCGCAACGAGATCTGCCGCCGGGGCATCTCGGCCGAAGTACTGAAATAA